Part of the Candidatus Dadabacteria bacterium genome, CAAGATTGTTTTTGACGGCGAAATCACTCAACCCCTTAATTTCAGACAAATCTTCATTCGGTATGTCCGACCATTTAATCTCTATCGCGGCTTTCGCTTTTATGCCGGTTATATCCATTGCCACCAAGTCAACTTCCCCGTCATTCCAGCGCGCGTAATAAGGACCTTCCAGTTTCCTTATGATGTTGAACAGATGGCTGAACACCGCTGTTTCCACAAGTCTTCCCAGTAACGTGCCGTTTTCCCTGTCCGCCGCGCCGAAGAGTGCGGCATACATTGAGGGGTTTGTCAGGTAAACCTTGAAAGTGTGGTCTCTTTTGAACCTTTTGATGTTTCTGTCCACCCTGCGGACGCGCCTGATAAGGAAAGCCGCCTCAAGGTATTCAAGGTATTTGTATATTGTGGTTCTTGTTACTTCCGCGTCTTTGGAAAGCCTGTTCATGTTGATTTCCTGTCCGGTGTGGTGTGCAATTGTTGTGAGAAGGCGTTTGAGTTCGGAAGTATTGCTTATGCCGAAAAGAGTTGGTAAATCTTTCTCAAGCACTTTTTCCACCACATCACTCTTTATGAAATGGTCATGGCGTTTCCGGACGCCGTCGGATAACACGGTTTCGGGATAGCCGCCGGAGTTTATGTATTCCACAAAATGCTCATTGATCCGGTCTATGTTTACCATTGCTTTGCCTGCGGATACGGGTGATTCAGGGTTTCCAAACAAGTGTTTGTTATCGGTGAATTCCATGTATTCATAGAAAGTCAGGGGCGGAAGCGTGAAGTCCGTGAACCTTCCGGCTCCGGACTCGGTACTCTTTATCTTCAGCGCAGCCGCCGCAGAACCGGTGGCAACAAAGCGGTGTTGCGGATAGGTGTCAACAAGAGACTTCAGGTGGACTTCCCATTTTTCCAGATACTGGATTTCGTCAAAGAATGCGTAAACCCTTTCTCCCTTCGGGACGCGATTGAGTTCAAGAAAGGCGAGAAGGATTGATTCAAGAGACATTCTTGAGTAGGCGTCCCTGTCAAGGGGAACATAGAGAATATGTTTGGGGTTGACGCCTTCTTCCGTTAAGTTGGCTATTGCCTGATGAGACATAACCGTTTTGCCGACCCTGCGCGGTCCCATTAGAACAATGGCGCGGTTGAGCTCCGTCATGCGGACCAGTTCATAGAAAGGCGGGAAGTAAACCCTTCTGGTGTAGTCCTTCCCCTCTATTTCGCCCGGCTTCCGCCACCACGGATTGTCCGATTCAAGGCGGTGCTTCCTTTCTTTCGCTGAGATTCCCGACATTGCGGTTTCAAGTATAGGCGCAAATTAAAAAAAGTCAAATAAGAAACCGTCAGTTGTCTTAATGGGCATTTCTCATAATCCTCAATAAAATCGGGGGTTTGTAGTGGGTTAAATAGGTAGCGGTCAAATAAGCATAGTCAAGTTGTCTTAATTGGCAAATCGCCACATTCCCCAATAAAATCAGGCGGTTCAGCGTGTCAATTAGTGGCGGGGCGGTTTGTGTCGCGCTCTGCGCGGACAGGCACGGACGGGCGGGGGTTTTTGCGCCCTGTCTTTTTGACCTTGCCGCCGGTTTTATTTACACTTTGCGCCACAGGCGGGAGTTTGCAGGTTTTGAGCGGGGCAACACACAATGTCATAGTTATCGGCGGGGGCCATGCGGGTTGCGAGGCGGCTCTTGCCTCGGCGCGAATGGGCAAAAAGACGCTTCTGCTTACCGCAAACATAGACACCATCGGCGTTATGTCGTGCAATCCGTCCATCGGCGGAGTGGGCAAGGGGCACATCGTCAGGGAGATAGACGCGCTTGGCGGCGAGATGGCAAAGGCGGCGGACGCAAGCGCAATTCAATACAGGACGCTTAACACCCGCAAAGGGGCGGCGGTGCGCGCCACGCGCATTCAGGCGGACAGGCAGGTTTACAGGGCGCACATGCGCCGCGCGCTTGAGGAGTGCGAAAACCTTGACATCAAACAGAGGATGATAGACGGCTTCATTGTTTCCTCCGGACGGGTCGCGGGAGTGGCAACCGGCCTCGGCGAAAAATTCTTCGCCGACTCGGTGGTTGTAACCCCGGGGACTTTCCCCCGCGGGCTTGTCCATGTGGGAAATGAACGCTTTTCCTCCGGACGCGCGGGGGAGGGGGCGGCGCAGGCAATATCCAAGTCGTTCAAGGATCTGGGGCTTGAAGTCGGGCGTCTGAAAACCGGAACGCCGCCCCGGTTTGACGGGAGGACCATACGCTGGGACGCGCTTACGGAGCAGAGGGGCGATGAAAACCCCCGCCCGTTTTCCTTCTCAAACGACCGCGCCCCCCTTGAGCAAATGCCGTGCCACATAACCCACACCAACGAAAAGACGCACGAGGTCATAAGAAAAAACCTCTCCCGCTCGCCCCTTTATTCCGGCGTCATAAGCGGAGTGGGCCCCCGCTACTGCCCGTCCGTGGAGGACAAGGTGGTCAAATTCCCCGACAGAGACCGCCATCAGGTTTTTCTTGAGCCGGAGGGGAGAAACACCTACGAGATTTACCCCAACGGCATATCCACAAGCCTGCCCCTTGATGTGCAGACCGAAATGGCGAGAACCATTGAAGGGCTTGAGCGGGTTGAAATTATGCGCCCGGGGTATGCGGTGGAATACGATTTTATAAACCCCACTCAGCTCAGCGCCTCCCTTGAGTGCAAAAATGTGCGCGGGCTTTTCTTTGCGGGGCAGGTGAACGGGACTACCGGCTATGAAGAGGCCGCCGGGCAGGGGATAGTCGCGGGCGTGAACGCGGCTCTTTATTCCGGCGGCGGAGAGCCGTTTGTGCTTGAGCGCTCGGACGCATACATCGGGATAATGATAGACGACCTCGTTACCAGAGGGGTTGACGAACCATACAGAATGTTCACCTCAAGGGCGGAATACCGCCTCATTCTGCGCGAAGACAACGCAGACCTCCGGCTGATGGAAAGGGGGCGCGCCGCCGGACTTATAAGCGATGAGCGCTACGCCGCGCTCGCCCGCAAAAGAGACGCCTTGCGCGGCGAAATTGAGCGGCTTGAAAACACAAGGCACACGCCGGGCGGCGCGGCGGACGGGGCGCTGTTGCGCATGGGGCTCGCCGGGCTGAAAAAGCCGCAGTCTCTTGCGGAGATCCTGAGAAGGCCCGGCGTTACCTACGCCGAACTCGCCCTGTTTGACCCTCCGGGCGCGCGCCTTGCCGGTTCGGACATTGCGGCGCAGGCGGAAATGGAGGTCAAATACTCCGGCTATGTGAAGATGCAGACCGAGCAGGTCGGCAGGTTCAAGCGCTTTGAGCGCATGGCAATCCCCGACGCCTTTGATTACGGCAAAGTGCCGGGGCTCTCAAAAGAGATAGTGCAGAAACTCTCAAGCGCCCGTCCGCGCTCTCTCGGACAGGCGGGGCGGGTGTCCGGAGTAACGCCCGCCGCCGTTTCGGTTCTTATGCTTCACCTGAGGAAAGGAACGCGGGGCGCGGCTTACTCAATCTCCCCGTCTTCTTCGTAAACCTCGTCCTCAATCTCGCTCATTTCCATGTCGTAAATCTCCATCTCGTCAAGATCGTCCGAGCCCACATACGCTTGTTCGTCAGGGCTCTCAATCAGGTTGACAAGGTCTTTGATTCTCTCGTCTTTTGCAAAGGCCACAGGAAAACACCCCCATACTTTTTTCGGCGGAATTCCGCCCGCGCCCCCATATTATTGACGGCGGTATAAAAATCAACACTTTTTTTCAGCGCGAATACGGGCGGCAAATTCCTCCGCCGTTTCCGGCAGCCCGCACGCGCCGTTTTCGCACACGTAAACCGCCGTCTTTCCGTCCGCCGGAGCGCACCCCCCGGTGAACGGCGCAACGGCGGCAAGCTCGCCCCCGTCATCCGGCTTTTTGACCAGAACGGAAGCGCCGGGGCGGTAGCTTCGGGCAAGCGCGTCCGTTACGGCTTGCGCGCCGCCGTCATCCGCCTCGGCGATAACTATGTCCATAGTTTTTCCGGCGGCTTCCTCCATGGCGCACATCAGCATCGCGTGGGAGGAGGGGAGTTTTTCAAGCGAGAGAGACAGGGAGCGGACGATCTCAAGCGCCCTGTTTTCGTGCGAAGGGTCTCCGGTGAGGCGGGAAATTTTTATCAGGTTTGCCGCCGCCACCGAGTTGCCGCAGGGCATTGCGCCGTCATGAAACTCCTTCTTTCTGATGATCAGTTTTTCCGCGCCGTCCGGGGCGAAAAAGAAACCGCCCCCGTCCGGGCCGGAGAACATCCGGCACATTGAGGCGTTCAGTTTGACGGCCGTTTGAAGGCGGGCGGTGTCAAACCCCGCCCCGTAAAGTTCAAGCAGCCCCCACACCATAAAGGCGTAGTCGTCCAGATTGCCGTCAATCGCCGCCTCTCCGTCCCTGAACCGGTGGAGAAGTCTGCCGCCGCTCAGCAGATTGCCCGTTATGAAGTCCGCCGCATTTTCGGCGGCGGCGAGGTATCTCTTTTCCCCGAACGCGCGGGCGGCGGCGGCAAACGCCGCTATCATCAGCCCGTTCCAGTCCGTGAGGATTTTGTCGTCCCTGTGGGGGCGGGGGCGTTTTTCCCTTTCGGTGAAAAGTTTCTCCCTTGCGGACTGCGAAAGCCGCGCCTTTGTTCCCGGCGTTATGTGGGCGATGTTTGTGCCGGGCATGTCGCCGGTTGCCTCATCGGTGAAGTTGCCCCCCTCTTTAATGTTCAGGATTTCGGCGGCGGCGCGCGCCTCCCCGCCGAGCGCGCGGTTGAAGTCTTCCGCGCTCCACACATAAAACTTTCCCTCTTCGCCCTCGCTGTCCGCGTCCTCGGCGGAGAAGAATCCGCCGTCCGGCGCGGTCATGTCTCTCATCACATACTCAAGGGTGTCCCGCGCGCCGCGCCGGTAGTCCTCCTTTCCGGTAACGAGCCACGCCTCGGTCAGCGCAAGCGAG contains:
- a CDS encoding thioredoxin domain-containing protein; translated protein: MNRLSKEKSPYLLQHAGNPVDWYPWGDEAFEKAAREDKPVFVSVGYSTCHWCHVMEKESFEDAEVAALMNGALVSVKVDREERPDIDGVLMSVCQIVSRGNCGWPLNVALTPEKRPFFAATYIPKHNKFGRAGMVELIPRISEAWKTRREEIERSAGGIEAALAEAQAVVESGGAAESPEILEGAAAQIAANFDGAFGGFGGAPKFPSPHTLLFLLRRHFRTGDREALAMAEKTLGAMLCGGINDHIGGGFHRYSTDRRWLTPHFEKMLYDQAMVSLALTEAWLVTGKEDYRRGARDTLEYVMRDMTAPDGGFFSAEDADSEGEEGKFYVWSAEDFNRALGGEARAAAEILNIKEGGNFTDEATGDMPGTNIAHITPGTKARLSQSAREKLFTEREKRPRPHRDDKILTDWNGLMIAAFAAAARAFGEKRYLAAAENAADFITGNLLSGGRLLHRFRDGEAAIDGNLDDYAFMVWGLLELYGAGFDTARLQTAVKLNASMCRMFSGPDGGGFFFAPDGAEKLIIRKKEFHDGAMPCGNSVAAANLIKISRLTGDPSHENRALEIVRSLSLSLEKLPSSHAMLMCAMEEAAGKTMDIVIAEADDGGAQAVTDALARSYRPGASVLVKKPDDGGELAAVAPFTGGCAPADGKTAVYVCENGACGLPETAEEFAARIRAEKKC
- the mnmG gene encoding tRNA uridine-5-carboxymethylaminomethyl(34) synthesis enzyme MnmG; protein product: MSGATHNVIVIGGGHAGCEAALASARMGKKTLLLTANIDTIGVMSCNPSIGGVGKGHIVREIDALGGEMAKAADASAIQYRTLNTRKGAAVRATRIQADRQVYRAHMRRALEECENLDIKQRMIDGFIVSSGRVAGVATGLGEKFFADSVVVTPGTFPRGLVHVGNERFSSGRAGEGAAQAISKSFKDLGLEVGRLKTGTPPRFDGRTIRWDALTEQRGDENPRPFSFSNDRAPLEQMPCHITHTNEKTHEVIRKNLSRSPLYSGVISGVGPRYCPSVEDKVVKFPDRDRHQVFLEPEGRNTYEIYPNGISTSLPLDVQTEMARTIEGLERVEIMRPGYAVEYDFINPTQLSASLECKNVRGLFFAGQVNGTTGYEEAAGQGIVAGVNAALYSGGGEPFVLERSDAYIGIMIDDLVTRGVDEPYRMFTSRAEYRLILREDNADLRLMERGRAAGLISDERYAALARKRDALRGEIERLENTRHTPGGAADGALLRMGLAGLKKPQSLAEILRRPGVTYAELALFDPPGARLAGSDIAAQAEMEVKYSGYVKMQTEQVGRFKRFERMAIPDAFDYGKVPGLSKEIVQKLSSARPRSLGQAGRVSGVTPAAVSVLMLHLRKGTRGAAYSISPSSS
- a CDS encoding ATP-binding protein, which codes for MSGISAKERKHRLESDNPWWRKPGEIEGKDYTRRVYFPPFYELVRMTELNRAIVLMGPRRVGKTVMSHQAIANLTEEGVNPKHILYVPLDRDAYSRMSLESILLAFLELNRVPKGERVYAFFDEIQYLEKWEVHLKSLVDTYPQHRFVATGSAAAALKIKSTESGAGRFTDFTLPPLTFYEYMEFTDNKHLFGNPESPVSAGKAMVNIDRINEHFVEYINSGGYPETVLSDGVRKRHDHFIKSDVVEKVLEKDLPTLFGISNTSELKRLLTTIAHHTGQEINMNRLSKDAEVTRTTIYKYLEYLEAAFLIRRVRRVDRNIKRFKRDHTFKVYLTNPSMYAALFGAADRENGTLLGRLVETAVFSHLFNIIRKLEGPYYARWNDGEVDLVAMDITGIKAKAAIEIKWSDIPNEDLSEIKGLSDFAVKNNLDGEAGRVVCLTKKDLVFKPYGNGMIGFMPASLFCLKLLEFNGMKIF